Proteins encoded by one window of Dokdonella sp.:
- a CDS encoding homoserine O-acetyltransferase, with protein MTGDARRWFDLPSPFAMKRGGALVGARLAYETWGELSAARDNAILILTGLSPSAHAAANAEDPSPGWWEEMLGPGKPIDTRRWFVVCVNTLGSCKGSTGPASIDPASGEPYRLNFPELTLEDAANAAHALICDGLGIERLACLIGNSMGGMTALAYLIQHPGSAAAHVSVSTAPQAQPFAIAIRSLQREAIRLDPNWNNGHYDDDHWPAAGMSIARKLGVITYRSAMEWVGRFARIRLDSDDRDEDPFAVEFAVESYLQKHADRFIRAFDPNAYLYLSRASDWFDLAEHGGGSVSAALARIDVARALVLGVETDILFPLSQQQEIADGLHAGGAQVDFVPLDSPQGHDAFLVDIERFGGAIAAFLGN; from the coding sequence GTGACGGGCGACGCGCGCCGCTGGTTCGACCTGCCCTCGCCGTTCGCGATGAAGCGCGGCGGCGCCCTGGTCGGCGCGCGCCTCGCCTACGAAACCTGGGGCGAACTCTCGGCCGCTCGCGACAACGCGATCCTGATCCTGACCGGCCTGTCGCCGAGCGCGCATGCCGCCGCCAATGCCGAAGATCCCTCGCCGGGCTGGTGGGAGGAGATGCTCGGTCCCGGCAAGCCGATCGACACCCGTCGCTGGTTCGTCGTCTGCGTCAACACGCTCGGCAGCTGCAAGGGCTCGACCGGCCCGGCCTCGATCGACCCAGCCAGCGGCGAGCCGTATCGCCTGAATTTCCCGGAACTGACCCTCGAGGACGCGGCCAATGCCGCCCATGCACTCATCTGCGACGGGCTCGGCATCGAACGCCTGGCCTGCCTGATCGGCAACTCCATGGGCGGCATGACCGCACTCGCCTACCTCATCCAGCATCCGGGCAGTGCCGCCGCGCATGTCAGCGTGTCGACCGCGCCACAGGCACAGCCGTTCGCGATCGCGATCCGCTCGCTGCAACGCGAGGCGATCCGTCTCGACCCGAACTGGAACAACGGGCACTACGACGACGACCACTGGCCGGCCGCAGGCATGAGCATCGCACGCAAGCTCGGCGTCATCACCTACCGCTCGGCGATGGAATGGGTCGGCCGTTTCGCGCGCATCCGCCTCGATTCCGATGATCGCGATGAGGATCCGTTCGCCGTCGAATTTGCCGTCGAGTCGTACCTGCAGAAGCACGCCGACCGCTTCATCCGCGCCTTCGACCCGAACGCCTACCTGTACCTGTCACGCGCCAGCGACTGGTTCGACCTCGCCGAACACGGCGGCGGCAGCGTGAGTGCCGCACTGGCGCGCATCGACGTCGCCCGCGCCCTCGTGCTCGGCGTCGAAACCGACATCCTGTTCCCGCTCTCGCAGCAGCAGGAAATCGCCGACGGCCTGCATGCCGGCGGCGCCCAGGTCGACTTCGTCCCGCTCGACAGCCCGCAGGGCCACGACGCCTTCCTCGTCGACATCGAACGCTTCGGCGGGGCGATTGCCGCTTTCCTTGGGAATTAG
- a CDS encoding tetratricopeptide repeat protein, whose translation MTTFVLLAGLLLAIALAFALLPLRTAGSARGDRRLQALDDALAAGIIDAQEYAAKRAALGNEADAAVAAPAGRAARRAAVLVAVLLPAAAILLYRQVGEPAALDPARMAAAPAGNADGHGIDMSQAIQGLVAKLEADPGNADGWALLGRAYQSMGRFAESRDALKRARDLLPDNHDITIEYAQAAALAGEGRRIIGEPRALIEGVLRADPDHQRALWLIGISDYQQGDYAAAIGAWNRLLPNLPPDSDIARSVRTQIEDATRLLGEAAAPAAAAPATAAAAPVAAPPATGAQGPRLTVKVSLDPKLAARLDPNATLYVFARAAEGPTMPLAIQRAGARELPLTVTLDDSMGMMPTMKLSMFEKVIVGARLSSSGNAAAQSGDLQALSAPVDSQRREPIDLVIDSVVP comes from the coding sequence ATGACGACCTTCGTGCTGCTCGCCGGCCTCCTGCTGGCGATCGCCCTGGCCTTTGCCCTGCTGCCGTTGCGTACGGCCGGCAGTGCACGCGGCGACCGCCGCCTGCAGGCGCTCGACGACGCGCTCGCCGCCGGCATCATCGACGCGCAGGAATACGCGGCCAAGCGCGCCGCGCTCGGCAACGAAGCTGATGCCGCCGTCGCCGCGCCGGCCGGACGCGCCGCACGCCGCGCCGCGGTGCTCGTCGCCGTACTGCTGCCCGCCGCGGCGATCCTGCTCTACCGCCAGGTTGGCGAACCCGCCGCATTGGATCCCGCGCGCATGGCCGCCGCTCCGGCCGGCAATGCCGACGGCCACGGCATCGACATGAGTCAGGCGATCCAGGGCCTCGTTGCCAAGCTCGAAGCCGACCCCGGCAATGCCGACGGCTGGGCCCTGCTCGGCCGCGCCTACCAGTCGATGGGTCGTTTCGCCGAATCGCGTGACGCGCTCAAGCGCGCACGGGACCTGCTGCCGGACAACCACGACATCACCATCGAATATGCCCAGGCTGCCGCCCTTGCCGGCGAAGGCCGGCGCATCATCGGCGAGCCGCGTGCGCTGATCGAAGGCGTGCTGAGGGCCGATCCGGACCATCAGCGCGCGTTGTGGCTGATCGGCATCAGCGACTACCAGCAGGGCGACTACGCCGCCGCGATCGGCGCGTGGAACCGCCTGCTGCCGAACCTGCCGCCCGATTCGGACATCGCACGAAGCGTGCGCACGCAGATCGAGGATGCGACGCGACTGCTCGGCGAGGCGGCAGCACCTGCCGCTGCTGCTCCGGCAACGGCTGCGGCAGCACCCGTTGCGGCTCCCCCGGCCACCGGCGCCCAGGGACCGCGCCTGACGGTCAAGGTCAGCCTCGATCCGAAGCTCGCCGCGCGCCTCGACCCGAACGCCACCCTCTACGTGTTCGCACGCGCCGCCGAAGGGCCGACGATGCCGCTCGCGATCCAGCGCGCGGGCGCGCGCGAACTGCCGCTGACCGTCACCCTCGACGATTCGATGGGCATGATGCCGACCATGAAGCTGTCGATGTTCGAGAAGGTCATCGTCGGCGCGCGCCTGTCGTCAAGCGGCAACGCCGCCGCGCAGAGCGGCGACCTGCAGGCGCTGTCGGCGCCGGTCGACTCGCAGCGGCGCGAACCGATCGACCTCGTCATCGACAGCGTGGTGCCGTGA
- a CDS encoding cytochrome c-type biogenesis protein — MNAMLVRLAVLALTMLAPFTAAAIDALPFKDRAEEQRFQQLTRQLRCLVCQNENLADSSADLAKDLRQEVFEQMRQGKDDEQIKRYLTDRYSDFVLYDPPLRIGTAVLWFGPLVVLLIGAAIVAGIVRRRARSTTPAADAPTEDEWT, encoded by the coding sequence ATGAACGCCATGCTGGTGCGCCTCGCCGTGCTCGCGCTCACCATGCTCGCGCCCTTCACTGCGGCGGCGATCGACGCGCTGCCGTTCAAGGATCGCGCCGAAGAACAGCGCTTCCAGCAGCTGACCCGCCAGTTGCGCTGCCTGGTCTGCCAGAACGAAAACCTCGCCGATTCGAGCGCCGACCTGGCCAAGGACCTGCGCCAGGAAGTGTTCGAGCAGATGCGCCAGGGCAAGGACGACGAACAGATCAAGCGCTACCTGACCGACCGCTACAGCGATTTCGTGCTGTACGACCCGCCGTTGCGCATCGGCACCGCCGTGCTCTGGTTCGGCCCGCTGGTCGTGCTGCTGATCGGTGCGGCCATCGTCGCCGGGATCGTGCGCCGACGGGCGCGATCCACCACACCTGCCGCCGACGCCCCCACCGAGGACGAGTGGACATGA
- a CDS encoding DsbE family thiol:disulfide interchange protein, with product MNTRLLPLAGFLLLVALLGFGIVLMRSRTMNEVPSPLIDKPAPTFALPVFDDPQRTFGSRDLAGKPYLLNVFASWCFACLDEHPLLMAEAKRLGVPLVGLNYKDEADDARRWLARFGDPYSTIVVDRDGRVAIDFGVYGAPESFLIDANGIVRYKRIGAITPAILANEIKPRLAAMAKEAR from the coding sequence ATGAACACCCGCCTGCTCCCACTCGCCGGTTTCCTGCTGCTTGTCGCGCTGCTCGGCTTCGGCATCGTGTTGATGCGCAGCCGCACCATGAACGAGGTGCCGTCGCCGCTGATCGACAAGCCTGCGCCGACCTTCGCCCTGCCGGTATTCGACGACCCGCAACGCACGTTCGGCTCGCGCGATCTGGCCGGCAAGCCCTACCTGCTCAACGTGTTCGCGAGCTGGTGCTTCGCCTGCCTCGACGAGCATCCGTTGCTGATGGCCGAGGCAAAGCGGCTCGGCGTGCCCCTGGTCGGCCTCAACTACAAGGACGAGGCCGACGACGCCAGGCGCTGGCTGGCGCGCTTCGGCGATCCGTATTCGACCATCGTGGTCGACCGGGACGGTCGCGTGGCGATCGATTTCGGCGTCTACGGCGCGCCCGAGAGCTTCCTCATCGACGCCAACGGCATCGTTCGTTACAAGCGCATCGGCGCGATCACGCCGGCCATCCTCGCCAACGAGATCAAGCCACGTCTCGCCGCGATGGCGAAGGAGGCCCGATGA
- a CDS encoding heme lyase CcmF/NrfE family subunit, with the protein MLPELGQFALILALLLAAVQCVLPIVGAHIGNRALIASARPLALGQFVFVALAFALLTQAFVTQDFSVAYVAQHSNLALPWYYRFSAVWGGHEGSLLLWVMILSIWTLAVAALSRSLPDEFIARVLGVLGFVSLGFLLFTVLTSNPFARHVPALADGNDLNPVLQDFGLIVHPPMLYMGYVGFSVAFAFAIAALLGGSLDLRWVRWSRPWTNVAWGFLTLGIALGSWWAYYELGWGGWWFWDPVENASFMPWLVGTALIHSQAVTEKRGSFRAWTLLLAIFAFSLSLLGTFLVRSGVLTSVHSFASDPERGLFILAFLGATVGGSLLIYALRAPKVAGGEPFAGVSRETLLLVNNLMFAVAASMVLLGTLYPLIGEAFDLGRISVGPPYFGFMFVLLMLPVVLLLPFGPFVQWRRGDAAKAMRALRPALALAIVAGLAAWLLGGDIPLKGLAGIAGAIWVGAGILLYALARWRNAPAGRRYTPETLGMILAHFGIGVFVAGVLVTEATSVEKDLRLARGETATVGAYTFRFDGVEHTEGPNYRADQGTITVSRDGRDITVLHPQKRQYGRNTQIQTESAIDPGFTRDLYVALGEPLGDDGAWSVRIYHKPLIRWIWLGALLMMAGGFVAASDRRFRAGARAGTGNAEPALGKGQGTPGSGTPATSIPPHPSSTPGATA; encoded by the coding sequence ATGCTCCCCGAACTCGGTCAATTCGCCCTGATTCTCGCCCTGCTGCTCGCCGCGGTGCAGTGCGTGTTGCCGATCGTCGGTGCGCATATCGGCAACCGCGCCCTGATCGCGAGTGCGCGACCGCTGGCGCTGGGGCAGTTCGTGTTCGTCGCGCTGGCGTTCGCGCTGCTCACGCAGGCCTTCGTCACCCAGGATTTCTCGGTTGCCTATGTCGCCCAGCATTCGAACCTCGCCCTGCCGTGGTACTACCGCTTTTCGGCCGTGTGGGGCGGCCACGAAGGCTCGCTGCTGCTGTGGGTGATGATCCTTTCCATCTGGACATTGGCGGTTGCCGCGCTGAGCCGCAGCCTGCCTGACGAGTTCATCGCGCGCGTGCTCGGCGTGCTCGGTTTCGTCAGCCTCGGCTTCCTGCTGTTCACCGTGCTGACCTCGAATCCGTTCGCGCGCCATGTACCCGCGCTCGCCGACGGCAACGACCTCAACCCGGTGCTGCAGGATTTCGGCCTGATCGTGCATCCGCCGATGCTCTACATGGGCTATGTCGGGTTCTCGGTCGCGTTCGCGTTCGCCATCGCCGCCCTGCTCGGCGGCTCGCTCGACCTGCGCTGGGTGCGCTGGTCGCGGCCGTGGACGAATGTGGCCTGGGGTTTCCTCACGCTCGGCATCGCGCTCGGCAGCTGGTGGGCCTACTACGAGCTCGGCTGGGGCGGCTGGTGGTTCTGGGATCCGGTCGAGAACGCCTCGTTCATGCCATGGCTGGTCGGCACCGCGCTGATCCACTCGCAGGCGGTGACCGAGAAACGCGGCAGCTTTCGTGCCTGGACCCTGCTGCTGGCCATCTTCGCGTTCTCGCTGTCCCTGCTCGGCACCTTCCTCGTGCGTTCGGGCGTGCTGACTTCGGTGCATTCCTTCGCCAGCGACCCCGAGCGCGGCCTGTTCATCCTCGCCTTCCTCGGCGCGACGGTCGGCGGTTCGCTGCTCATCTACGCGCTGCGCGCGCCCAAGGTTGCCGGCGGCGAACCATTCGCCGGCGTCTCGCGCGAGACCCTGCTGCTGGTCAACAACCTGATGTTCGCGGTGGCCGCTTCGATGGTCCTGCTCGGTACGCTGTATCCGTTGATCGGCGAAGCCTTCGACCTCGGCCGCATCTCGGTGGGACCGCCGTACTTCGGCTTCATGTTCGTGCTGCTGATGCTGCCGGTGGTGCTGCTGTTGCCATTCGGCCCGTTCGTGCAGTGGCGGCGCGGCGACGCAGCGAAAGCAATGCGCGCACTGCGTCCGGCGCTCGCCCTGGCCATCGTCGCCGGCCTCGCCGCCTGGCTGCTCGGCGGAGACATCCCGCTGAAGGGGCTGGCCGGCATCGCCGGCGCGATCTGGGTCGGCGCTGGCATCCTGCTGTACGCACTCGCACGCTGGCGCAATGCGCCGGCCGGACGCCGCTACACCCCGGAAACGCTCGGCATGATCCTCGCCCACTTCGGCATCGGCGTGTTCGTCGCCGGCGTGCTCGTCACCGAGGCGACCAGCGTCGAGAAGGACCTGCGCCTGGCCCGTGGCGAAACCGCCACGGTCGGCGCCTACACCTTCCGCTTCGACGGCGTCGAGCACACCGAAGGTCCGAACTACCGCGCCGACCAGGGCACGATCACGGTTTCGCGCGACGGCCGCGACATCACCGTGCTGCATCCGCAGAAGCGCCAGTACGGGCGCAACACGCAGATCCAGACCGAATCGGCGATCGACCCCGGCTTCACCCGCGATCTCTACGTCGCCCTCGGCGAACCGCTCGGCGACGACGGCGCGTGGTCGGTGCGCATCTACCACAAGCCGCTGATCCGCTGGATCTGGCTCGGCGCACTGCTGATGATGGCCGGCGGATTCGTCGCCGCGAGCGACCGGCGGTTCCGGGCTGGCGCACGCGCCGGCACGGGGAATGCGGAACCGGCATTGGGCAAAGGGCAAGGCACGCCGGGTTCCGGCACACCTGCCACTTCCATTCCTCCGCATCCATCCTCCACTCCCGGCGCCACCGCATGA
- the ccmE gene encoding cytochrome c maturation protein CcmE: protein MTPTRKRRLIAVGLVLGAVVLATVLTVFALQQNMTYLYTPSEILAGKVPPGARFRIGGMVKEHSIERGQSLTVAFTVTDGDGDMRVEYDGILPDLFREMQSVIATGTMQGDRFVATEVLAKHDENYIPRDVAEAMEKAHAKHVKPGIGD, encoded by the coding sequence ATGACGCCCACGCGCAAACGCCGGTTGATCGCCGTCGGCCTCGTCCTCGGCGCGGTCGTGCTCGCCACCGTACTGACCGTGTTCGCCCTGCAGCAGAACATGACCTATCTGTACACGCCGAGCGAGATTCTCGCCGGCAAGGTGCCGCCCGGCGCCCGCTTCCGAATCGGCGGCATGGTCAAGGAACATTCCATCGAACGCGGCCAGTCGCTGACCGTGGCCTTCACCGTCACCGACGGTGATGGCGACATGCGCGTCGAATACGACGGCATCCTGCCCGACCTGTTCCGCGAGATGCAGTCGGTGATCGCCACCGGAACCATGCAGGGTGACCGCTTCGTCGCCACCGAAGTGCTGGCCAAGCACGACGAGAACTACATCCCCCGCGATGTCGCCGAGGCGATGGAGAAGGCGCATGCGAAGCATGTGAAACCCGGGATCGGGGATTAG
- the ccmD gene encoding heme exporter protein CcmD, translating into MSDFLAMGGYGVYVWASYAVFFVLLAIDFIAPRLRRRRVLAELRGRLRRQQRKTQENPSP; encoded by the coding sequence ATGAGCGATTTCCTCGCCATGGGTGGCTACGGCGTCTACGTGTGGGCCTCGTACGCGGTGTTCTTCGTCCTGCTCGCCATCGACTTCATTGCCCCGCGCCTGCGTCGCCGGCGCGTGCTCGCCGAGCTGCGCGGGCGCCTGCGCCGCCAGCAACGCAAGACCCAGGAGAACCCGTCACCATGA
- the ccmB gene encoding heme exporter protein CcmB produces MKPGTLGAACLAVIRRDLTLSWRRRGDALNPVLFALVVVTLFPFALGPEPNQLARIAAGIVFVAILIAGVLALDSMFRSDCDDGALEQLVLSPHPLPLLLACKILVHWTTTALPLIVAAPLLAEMLHLQHAVLPVLLAALALATPLLSLLGAVCVALTVGMRRSGMLLALLVLPLYVPVLIFAAGACDAAQAGLPYLAPLLWLGAALVLALVLAPLACAAALRISIT; encoded by the coding sequence ATGAAGCCCGGCACGCTTGGTGCCGCCTGCCTGGCGGTGATTCGCCGCGACCTGACCCTGTCATGGCGCCGACGCGGCGATGCGTTGAACCCGGTGCTGTTCGCCCTGGTCGTGGTCACCCTGTTCCCATTCGCCCTCGGTCCCGAGCCGAACCAACTCGCCCGCATCGCCGCCGGGATCGTCTTCGTTGCCATCCTGATCGCAGGCGTGCTCGCGCTCGATTCGATGTTCCGCTCCGACTGCGACGATGGCGCGCTCGAACAGCTCGTGCTGTCACCGCATCCGCTGCCGCTGCTGCTGGCCTGCAAGATCCTGGTGCACTGGACCACCACGGCGCTGCCCCTGATCGTCGCCGCGCCGCTGCTCGCCGAGATGCTGCACTTGCAACACGCGGTGCTGCCGGTGCTGCTCGCGGCACTTGCATTGGCCACGCCGTTGCTGAGCCTGCTCGGCGCGGTCTGCGTCGCGTTGACGGTCGGCATGCGTCGCTCTGGTATGCTGCTTGCCTTGCTCGTGCTGCCGCTGTACGTCCCCGTGCTGATCTTTGCCGCCGGCGCCTGCGACGCCGCCCAGGCCGGCCTGCCGTATCTCGCACCACTGCTCTGGCTCGGTGCGGCACTCGTGCTGGCCCTCGTCCTTGCCCCGCTCGCATGTGCGGCTGCCCTGCGCATCTCGATCACCTGA
- a CDS encoding RHS repeat-associated core domain-containing protein, protein MRASAASRCKKRLAQAGRIEAGTGASRAGCAGGSGVQATGIAQWHLITGSRQLHEPYGLVSVGTPTQGPGFTGHVYDAQTGIYYMQQRYYDPVAGRFLSVDPVGPEAATGASFNRYWYANNNPYTFTDPDGRQVQVIYGVTPGQVQAAIGQQMAAKAYTQAVGEAMQAVGHAMPKAAFIQAGAHGNAGNGLMGVAVQASGGLAYSSGITTGTVPVPDVGFVSGGAMGQLGSATTSTPVPTSGNPQFVLGLSTGVDLAVGLTNDPSGPSSGSVLSINTPVGSVQGSYSSESGNWSISVGMPSVGASVSSQEVSTLKKEL, encoded by the coding sequence TTGCGCGCATCGGCCGCATCACGGTGCAAGAAGCGACTGGCGCAAGCGGGGCGCATCGAAGCGGGCACAGGCGCGAGCCGCGCTGGATGCGCAGGTGGAAGCGGAGTTCAAGCCACCGGCATCGCGCAATGGCACCTCATCACCGGCAGCCGCCAGCTTCATGAACCCTACGGCCTCGTGTCGGTCGGCACGCCGACCCAGGGCCCCGGCTTCACCGGCCACGTCTACGATGCCCAGACCGGCATCTACTACATGCAGCAGCGCTACTATGATCCGGTCGCGGGCAGGTTCCTGTCCGTCGACCCGGTCGGGCCGGAGGCGGCGACCGGGGCGAGCTTCAATCGGTATTGGTATGCCAACAACAATCCCTACACTTTTACTGACCCGGATGGGAGACAAGTACAAGTCATCTATGGAGTAACGCCGGGCCAGGTTCAGGCAGCAATCGGTCAACAAATGGCAGCGAAAGCGTACACTCAGGCAGTAGGAGAAGCTATGCAAGCCGTGGGACACGCGATGCCAAAGGCAGCTTTTATTCAAGCCGGAGCTCATGGCAACGCGGGGAATGGATTAATGGGCGTTGCAGTCCAGGCATCGGGTGGGCTTGCATATAGCAGTGGAATTACTACTGGTACTGTCCCAGTCCCGGATGTGGGCTTCGTAAGCGGAGGCGCTATGGGGCAATTGGGGAGCGCCACTACTTCGACACCGGTACCTACTTCTGGGAATCCTCAGTTCGTTCTCGGCTTGTCGACGGGTGTCGATTTAGCTGTCGGACTTACCAATGATCCCTCAGGGCCATCTTCGGGGTCTGTTCTATCCATCAATACTCCGGTCGGCTCTGTTCAAGGCTCATATTCATCAGAGTCAGGAAATTGGTCGATTTCGGTCGGGATGCCATCAGTTGGTGCGAGTGTTTCTTCTCAAGAAGTCAGTACTCTCAAGAAGGAACTATGA
- a CDS encoding RHS repeat-associated core domain-containing protein, producing MQYRTDGTLQWVRQAGLTTHQTNLGVFHRGIPQSITYPDSSATSAQVNDHGQITAVTTERGYTTNYDYRGDGRLYQIRHPLGDTQAWNTTSIALQPAGAEYGVAAGHWTQTVTTGTGTKRTVLDALWQPRVTVVEPGDGTQRITVRNFDHAGREIFASHPKASGTISTITAGLSTGYDALGRQTWTSLDSELGALNTATHYVTGFKTEFWNARNYKTTTEYMAFDEPTEQWPTKISEPLSTTTVIARNEFALPVSMQRYGPYGGTTISSMRSYVYDSNKRLCKTIDPETYATIVGYDAAGNVEWRASGQDFSGYGLTNQCHQANVPAAQKTSYVYDTRNRLKDTTFGDGSSPINTTYHADGLPWTVASGGHTWTYGYNGRGLLTSELLSSGTSSFSIGHAYNANGHEASLTYPDGSSVDFAPNGLGEPTKSGSYATGVQRHVNGALKAFSYGNGVYHDSTQTLHRGLPDVITETKGGTTILADNYDWDENANVVAITSTAPGDLRSRTMAYDGRDRLTETYFSTLGGAPLAFTYDPLDNLRSYTTGYRPYLHEYDPATWRQTGIRNTDTQVLKFQYQYTGAAGKRGNVTARIRDTSPSSHFTYDLGNRVLQVTGTFNETYSYDGHRRRTTIQLGTGPKKYQIYSQGGQLLQVGATGAVGTEQYVYLGKHLVAKRITGAGGTTTVRYQHTDGVGSPTAETDATGTLITGSRQLHEPYGLVSVGTPTQGPGFTGHVYDAQTGIYYMQQRYYDPVAGRFLSVDPVGPEAATGANFNRYWYANNNPYRYTDPDGRCAAPTGTRICREGDHSKIVVGFRGAQVGDAGGDNQTFVPFVEKELTGKVYAHGPRGRAQATKDILEFKKKHPDGEVHLLGYSRGGRAAVEVANNLGKKGVGVATLTTFDPHDLNDATIAVRGGNVADALNYFQRNPQTSIFGLNPFLGRPVTIGGVPVGGQDFTGDLSVNHVNIVEAALLRNRDEIQ from the coding sequence ATGCAGTATCGAACGGATGGCACTCTCCAGTGGGTGCGTCAGGCCGGCTTGACCACGCACCAGACCAACCTGGGCGTGTTCCACCGTGGCATCCCGCAATCGATCACGTATCCGGACTCGAGCGCGACCAGCGCACAGGTCAACGATCACGGCCAGATCACCGCCGTGACGACCGAACGCGGCTACACGACGAACTACGACTATCGCGGCGATGGGCGGCTCTACCAGATCCGCCACCCGCTGGGCGACACGCAGGCTTGGAACACCACCTCGATCGCCCTGCAGCCTGCCGGCGCGGAGTACGGCGTCGCGGCGGGCCACTGGACCCAGACCGTGACTACCGGCACCGGCACGAAGCGCACCGTGCTCGATGCCCTCTGGCAACCCCGCGTCACCGTCGTCGAGCCCGGCGACGGCACGCAGCGCATCACCGTACGCAACTTCGATCATGCCGGACGCGAGATCTTCGCCTCGCACCCCAAGGCGTCGGGCACGATCAGCACGATCACCGCGGGCCTCTCGACCGGCTATGACGCCCTCGGCCGCCAGACGTGGACTTCTCTCGACAGCGAACTCGGTGCGTTGAACACCGCAACCCACTACGTGACCGGCTTCAAGACGGAGTTCTGGAACGCCCGCAACTACAAGACCACGACCGAGTACATGGCCTTCGACGAGCCGACCGAGCAGTGGCCGACGAAGATCTCAGAACCGCTGTCGACCACGACCGTGATCGCGCGCAACGAGTTCGCCCTGCCGGTGTCGATGCAACGCTACGGCCCGTACGGCGGGACGACGATCTCGTCGATGCGCAGCTATGTCTACGATTCGAACAAGCGCCTGTGCAAGACGATCGATCCCGAGACCTACGCGACGATCGTGGGCTACGACGCCGCGGGCAACGTGGAATGGCGGGCATCCGGCCAGGACTTCAGTGGCTACGGCCTGACCAACCAGTGCCATCAGGCCAACGTGCCGGCCGCGCAAAAGACCTCGTACGTCTACGACACGCGCAACCGCCTGAAGGACACCACGTTCGGCGACGGCAGTTCGCCGATCAACACGACGTATCACGCCGACGGCCTGCCGTGGACAGTCGCCTCGGGCGGGCACACCTGGACCTATGGCTACAACGGCCGCGGCCTGCTGACGAGCGAGCTGCTGAGCAGCGGCACCTCGAGCTTCTCGATCGGCCACGCCTACAACGCCAACGGACACGAAGCCTCGTTGACCTATCCGGATGGCAGTAGCGTCGACTTCGCCCCGAACGGCCTGGGCGAACCGACGAAGTCGGGCAGCTACGCCACCGGCGTCCAGCGCCACGTCAACGGCGCCCTCAAGGCGTTCAGCTACGGCAACGGCGTCTATCACGACAGCACGCAAACCCTGCATCGTGGCCTGCCCGACGTCATCACCGAGACCAAGGGCGGCACGACGATCCTCGCCGACAACTACGACTGGGACGAGAACGCCAACGTCGTCGCCATCACCAGCACCGCGCCGGGCGACTTGCGCTCGCGGACCATGGCCTACGACGGCCGTGACCGCCTGACGGAAACCTACTTCAGCACCCTCGGCGGGGCGCCACTGGCCTTCACCTACGACCCGCTCGACAACCTGCGCAGCTACACCACGGGCTATCGACCCTACCTCCACGAATACGACCCGGCGACCTGGCGCCAGACCGGCATCCGCAACACCGACACCCAGGTGCTCAAGTTCCAGTACCAGTACACCGGTGCGGCCGGCAAGCGCGGCAACGTGACCGCCCGGATCAGGGACACCTCGCCGAGCAGCCATTTCACCTACGACCTCGGCAACCGGGTGTTGCAGGTGACCGGCACCTTCAACGAGACCTACAGCTACGACGGCCACCGCCGCCGCACGACGATCCAGCTCGGCACAGGCCCGAAGAAGTACCAGATCTACAGCCAGGGCGGCCAGCTACTGCAGGTCGGCGCGACCGGTGCCGTCGGCACCGAGCAGTACGTCTATCTCGGCAAGCACCTGGTCGCCAAGCGGATCACCGGCGCGGGCGGCACGACCACGGTGCGTTACCAGCATACCGATGGCGTCGGCAGCCCTACGGCCGAGACCGACGCCACCGGCACCCTCATCACCGGCAGCCGCCAGCTTCATGAACCCTACGGCCTCGTGTCGGTCGGCACGCCGACCCAGGGCCCCGGCTTCACCGGCCACGTCTACGATGCCCAGACCGGCATCTACTACATGCAGCAGCGCTACTATGATCCGGTCGCGGGCAGGTTCCTGTCCGTCGACCCGGTCGGGCCGGAGGCGGCGACCGGGGCGAACTTCAATCGGTATTGGTATGCCAATAACAACCCCTACCGCTACACAGACCCAGATGGTCGATGTGCGGCACCAACGGGCACTCGAATTTGTCGCGAGGGAGATCACAGCAAGATCGTCGTTGGATTTCGCGGCGCTCAGGTTGGCGATGCCGGCGGAGACAACCAGACGTTTGTGCCGTTCGTTGAGAAGGAGCTTACCGGTAAGGTCTATGCGCATGGGCCGCGAGGTAGAGCCCAGGCGACCAAGGACATCCTTGAGTTCAAGAAGAAGCACCCGGACGGCGAAGTTCACCTTCTTGGCTACAGTCGAGGCGGGCGAGCTGCCGTCGAGGTGGCTAACAACCTTGGCAAGAAGGGAGTCGGTGTCGCGACTCTTACGACCTTCGATCCACATGACTTGAATGACGCGACCATCGCGGTGCGTGGTGGAAACGTCGCCGATGCGCTGAACTACTTCCAGAGAAATCCGCAAACAAGCATTTTTGGACTGAATCCATTTCTTGGTAGGCCGGTAACTATCGGTGGGGTGCCAGTCGGCGGCCAAGACTTCACCGGGGACCTGAGCGTCAATCACGTTAATATCGTTGAAGCGGCATTGTTGAGGAATCGCGATGAAATCCAGTAG